The nucleotide sequence GTGCCGGCCATTTCGGCCTGCTCCGGAATGATGTTGTTGCGCACCCCGGCTTGCATGATGCCCACCGTCAGCACGGCCGCATCTTCGGTTAGCTCTGTCTGGCGGCTGATAATGCTTTGCAGCCCCAACACAATCTGCGCCGACACCACTACGGGGTCTACCCCGAGCCACGGCGTAGCACCATGCGCCGACTTGCCTTTCACTTTGATGGTAAACACGTCGGAACTGGCCATTTCCGGGCCCGAACGGTATTCCAGGGTGCCTACCTCCCGTTGCGCGCTGATGTGCAGGCCGAAGATGGCGTCCACTCTGGGGTTGTCGAGGACGCCTTCCTGCACCATGAGGCGGGCCCCGCCCACCATGCCGGGCAAGGAGCCTTCCTCGGCTGGCTGAAAGATGAACTTCACCGTGCCCGGCAAGTCCTTGCGGACTTCACTCAGCACCGTGGCGGCGCCCAGCAGCATGGCCGTGTGCGAGTCGTGGCCGCAAGCATGCATCACGCCCACTTGCTGGCCGTTGTACTGCGCTTTCACCGTGGATGCAAAGGCTAGGCCGACTGGCTCAGTTACGGGCAGCGCGTCCATATCGGCTCGTAAGGCTACTACCGGGCCCGGTTTGCCGCCTTTCAGGATGCCCACCACACCGGTGCGGGCCACGCCCGTTTGCACTTCCAGGCCCAGCTTGCGGAGGTGGTCGGCTACCAATGCCGAAGTGCGCTTTTCGTCGTTGCTGAGTTCGGGGTTCTGGTGAATGTCGCGCCGCCAAGCAACTACATTCTTTTCTTGCAGGCGAGCCAACTT is from Hymenobacter tibetensis and encodes:
- a CDS encoding amidohydrolase, with product MMLYIPRFLFALSLLAATPVLAQNAALDARIAKLARLQEKNVVAWRRDIHQNPELSNDEKRTSALVADHLRKLGLEVQTGVARTGVVGILKGGKPGPVVALRADMDALPVTEPVGLAFASTVKAQYNGQQVGVMHACGHDSHTAMLLGAATVLSEVRKDLPGTVKFIFQPAEEGSLPGMVGGARLMVQEGVLDNPRVDAIFGLHISAQREVGTLEYRSGPEMASSDVFTIKVKGKSAHGATPWLGVDPVVVSAQIVLGLQSIISRQTELTEDAAVLTVGIMQAGVRNNIIPEQAEMAGTIRTLSPEMQQKVWAAIRRTATNIAESAGATAEVDIVNYAPVTINHPGLTEQMLPSLRTAAGKDKVRETKASMIAEDFACYQEKVPGLFVWLGGMPAGGNPATAAPHHTPGFHIEESGFTLGVTTLATLAADYLTKKK